Part of the Lichenicola cladoniae genome is shown below.
CCAGGCCAGCCTCGTCCGGCACCGGGTGGGCGGCCTCCAGCACCCGGATGCGGCGGTACGGCACGCCGTAGCGGGTGACCACGAGGCCTTCCGGCGGATGCGGCCATGCATCGTCGAACGCCTGCGCCATGGCGGCCGCTCCCTCGCCGGCGCCGATGACGATGGTGCGACCGCGCGGCGGATCGGGCAGCCAGGCCGGAACGATCCGCGCCGGGTCCGGAGCGGCGACGGATGTCTCGAACACCTATGTAATCAGCAGCCTGGGCTCGGCGACGCTCATGGTCCCCGTGGTCGCGTACTAGGTCTGCCGGATGCAGAGTGCCGGGCCTGCACACGGACGCACGCTTCAGGCGCTACTCGAAACGGCAGGGTTTCCCGGTCTGTGGGAGGTCCATCATCTGGACGATCATCAACGATACCGGGACGGAGCCCGGATTGCGGGCCAGGTGACCCTTGTGCCCGGCCGCGTCCGCCCTGGCGTGCTGGTCTTCGCCCACGACGATTTCGCCGGGACCGACGGTCGCCTGGCTGCCGTCCATCGCCTGCACGAACCAGGTGCCGCTGACCGGCATGATCCACTGTATCGCCGGGTTCTCGTGCCAGCCACTCACCCAGCCCGGCGGCTCGACATGGTTCAGGATGGTTTTGGCGCCGGCCTGCTGCCGATCCCGCCACTCGGGCGTCGCCGGTTTCGAGACACTTTCGAGCGCGAAACGATGCAGCTTGCAGCGCGTCAGGTGGCTGATGCCGGCGCTGTCGGTCCAGTTGTCCCAGTAGGGGATCTCAGGCGTCGCTGCAGGTGCAATGCGGGTCGTTGCCACGAGCAGCAGGCCCGTGGCGACCGCACCGATCATCCGCCGCATGGGCCGCTCACCGGCGCAGCCCGGTTTCAGGCTTCGGTCAGCCATTGCGGATTCTGGTTGGTGCCGTCGAAATGCTCGGTGGTCTTGTAGAGCTCGGTCTTTCCGGTCATCGCGATCTGCGCGCTGCGGGCCAGCAGCGCCGCACGGAACTCCGGTGTCGGCGGCGAGTAGGTGCGCACCGCCTCGAGCGCCTGGTGCAGGATATCCATGCTGTCGATGCCGGTCATCTGGCTGCTGATCGGCAGGCTCATCGGATATTGCAGCATCTGCATCGGCGGCATCACCCGCGACTGCAGGATGAACGGGTCGCCGAACGCCTTCATGCCGATGATGCCGGTGCCGCGGGCCACCGCCATCGGCACGACGGTTTTCTCGAAGCTGTCGTAATGCGCGTCCATGACGTTGAGCGGCATCTGCACGCTGTCGAAATGGAATCCGTGGCTGTCGGCTATTTCGAACATGCTCGCATGGATCGCCGGACTCTTGTGGCCGGTGAACCCGATATAGCGAAGCTTGCCCTGCTCGCGCGCCTTCAGCACCGCCTCGAGCGCGCCACCCTGCGCGAACACCCGCGCCGGATCGTCGGCCCGGATGATCTCGTGGAACTGCAGCAGGTCGAGATGGTCGGTCTGCAGCCGGGACAGCGAGGTCTCGATCTGGCCCATCGCCGCCTTGGCGGTGCGGCCGTCGATCTTGGTCATCAGGAACACGCGCTTGCGGTAACCCTGCTGCGACAGGGCACGTCCGAGCCGGACCTCGCTCTCGCCGTTATTGTAGTCCCAGCAATTGTCGCAGAAGTTGATGCCGGCATCGATGCTGGCATGCACCACCCGGATCGCCTCGTCGTTGTTCATGCCGCCGGGCTTGGCGAGATGGTATCCGCCGACACCGACCAGCGACACCGCCTCGCCGGTGCGGCCGAGGGCGCGATATTTCATGTCCGGATGCTGCGGGATCGTCGCGGTGACCGTCCCGGGCCGCGGCGTGACGCTGGGTGGTGCCGCCATCGACGCTGCATCGGCGGTCGCCGTTCCCAGTGCCGCGACAGTGCCGACGCCGGCCGCGACGGTCTTGATGAAATCACGACGATCCATGGTCGTTATCCCTTCTTCAGATCAGGCAGGCGTCCTGCCCATTACGCCGAGCACCCGCAACGCGGCGCAGGCCGCCCCATATCCATTGTCGATGTTCATCACCGTGAGACCCGGCGCGCAGGAGGCGAGCATCGCGTCCAGCCCGGCACGCCCGCCGACCGCGACCCCGTAGCCGACCGATGTCGGCACGCCGATCATCACGCCCGGCAGCAACCCGGCCACCACCGAGGGCAGGGCGGCATCCATGCCGGCCACTACGATGACCACGGCATAGGCGCGAAGTTCATCGACCCGTCGCAGCAGGCGCCACAGTCCGGCCACGCCGACATCGGTGATCTCGGCAGCAGCATGGCCGGAGAAGCGCAGCGTGCGCACCACCTCGCGGGCTACCGGCACGTCGGAGGTGCCGGCGGTGACCACGGCGATGTGCCGGCCGGGCCGCAAGGGCGCCGGCTGCCCCTGCCAGGCCGTGCGCGACACCGGGTCGTAGTCGAGCCTGCCTGCGAGGTCCTCGGGCAGGCCTGCGAACCGTGTCGCGTCGAGCCGGGTGAGGAGCAGGGGCGTCTCCGGCACCGAGCGCAGAATGGCGGCGATCTGGGCTGGCGATTTGCCCGAGCAGTAAACGGCCTCGCCGAAACCAATGCGGGCGGACCGCTCGCCGTCGAGCTGGAACTCGCTCATGGCTGTACCGGTTGTGCTGCGTCGGAGACGGGCCGAAGGAACGCACTGCCGGTCCGGTAGGCAGCGAACCTCAGCGCGCGGGGTGGTTCGCCCGCCTCCGCGACCAAGTCCGAGATCGTATGGCGCAATGTCGCCTCCAGTCCGTCCTGCACGTCCTGCAGCGAGATCGCATCGAGTTCGATGACCAGCCCGTCGCGACGGACCCGGCAGCGCACTATGCGGCCGTCGCTGCCGAGACGTGCGGCCACCGACCGCTCCACCGCATGCACCAGTGCCAGCGTCGCCGGCTCGATGAACAGCCCGGTCTCGATCCGGCTGGACAGGCAGGGCGCCGATGGCAGGTCGGCCAGGTGACCGAGGCCCACGAGCGGCGCGATTCGGCGCAGCGTCGCCTTGGAGATCGCTGCCTCGACGAACGGGTGCCGCACGCTGTGCGCGTCCGCCGCCTGCAGGCCCGGCCGGTAGTCGCTCAGGTCGTCGGTATTGGTGCCTGACAGGACCAGCGTGTCCGTCCCGCGCAGGCGCGTGGCGATCGCCCCATACAGGTTGGTCTTGCAGAAGAAACAGCGGTTCGCCGGGTTGGCGCGGTAGCTCGGATCGTCGAACTCGCCGGCGTCGAAGATCACCAGCCGCGCGTCGAGCCCCGCCGCCAGCGCGCGGGTCCGCTCGGTGGCTTCGTGCGGCACCGCCGGCGACGTGGCGTGGTGCAGCGTCAGGCGACCGCCCAGCACCGGCGCGGCGACGGCCGAGAGCGTCAGGCTGTCGATCCCGCCACTGACCGCGATGGCGACCCGTGGCGCGTCCAGCCCGGCCAGCAGTGCCTGCAGCCGTCCGAGTGCCGCAACGGGCTCCTGTGTGTCGATCAGCGAGCTCATGGCTTCGCGTCCTGGTCGTTCGCCATTGCCATCGCCTCGGCCTGCCGGCGCACGCGGGTCCGGGTGGCATGACCGGGCAGGCCGAGCAGGTGGTCGGCCTCCGCCTTGCCGGTCCTGCCGTCCGGACGATCCACCAGCTTCACGTCCACCGATGCGCCATCGATGGTCATGCGGGCAGTACGGCGCTGCAGCGCCTGGCCCTCCACCAGATGCGTCCGCAGCCCGATCGTCGTGGTTTCGCGGAAGCAGGCTGCAGTTATCTCGGGAAGCGCGTCCGGTGCCGCGAGAACCTGCACATGCACGGCCATGCGGCCCTTCTTGCCGATCGCCGCCATCTGCATGATGTCGTGCACGCCGGGAACGCTCCTGATGCGGTCCAGGCCGGCGGCAAGATCCTCGCCCGACTGGTCGTCGATTTCGAATGCGATCACGCCGAGCGTGCGATGTCCGCTGGCAATGCCCTGCTGCGCACCGGTCTCCGTCACCAGCACGCGCACGCAGTTGCTGGTGCCCGGCAGGGTTCTGGTGCCGAAGCCGATGCCGCTGCCGGCCAGGCGTCCGGCCGGCCGGTGGCCGAGCACGCCGCTATCCTTCAGGTAGCGCAGGATCGCCGCTCCGGTGGGCGTGACGCGCTCGCCGGGGATGCCGTCATCCAGCATGTCGAACCCCTCAAGCAGCAGCGCGGTCGCCGGCGCCGGTACCGGCATGATGCCGTGCGCGGTCCGGATGCGGCCGGCGCCGAGCGGCAGTGCCGAAATGCTCCAGCTTGCCGCTCCGATCGCCTCGATCAGCACGGCGGCGGCGACGATGTCGGCAATGGAGTCCGAGGCACCGACTTCGTGGAACGAGACCGCATCGGCGGCGACACCGTGGACCCGGCCCTCGGCTTCGGCCAGGACCGTAAAGATCCCGACTGCGACATCGAGGATCGCCGCATCGAGCCCGCTGGCCAGCAGTCCCGTCCGGATCTGCCGCCATGCGCGATGATCATGTGCATGTTCGTGCCCATGCTCGTGCTCGTGGACATGCTCGTGGTCGTGCCCATGCGTGTGGCCATGGTCGTGCGTATGATGCCGCTCGGCCGTGGCGGGCGCGTCGGCGGGCCGTCCGTCGGCGCCCTCGACGCGAAAGCGCAGCCCCGCGAGGACGCCGTCATTATGCGGCAGGACCCGGCACGTCACATCGACCGCCTTCGCCACGGCGATCGTGACAGCGCCTTCGTATTCGGGGAACGCCGACAGCAATGCAGCCGCGAACATGTCGCCGGCCATGCCGCCGAGCGGGTCGAGATGCAGGTGGATCATCGCCCGATGATGGGTAGGTAACCGTGTCTTGTCCACGTTCCGAACTTGCCCGCGAGCGCCTGCTCGGACAGGCTGTCTCCATGCCGGAATTCCATGACTTGCCCGCTCGTTCCGGACTGCCGCCGTCGCCGACGGCACCTGGGCAGGCGGTTCGCGCAGGCCCCCAGAAGCGTCGAATTTCCGTGCTGTTCCTCGGGTTGCTCGGGGTCAACCTGCTGGCCTGGTGCTGGGCGGTGCTGGCATTCCACGCGTCGCCGGCCCTGCTCGGCTCCGCCCTGATCGCCTGGGGATTCGGGCTGCGTCATGCCGTCGACGCCGATCACATTGCTGCCATCGACAATGTCACGCGGCGGCTGATGCAGGACGGGCAGCGCCCGATCACCGTCGGCCTGTTTTTTTCGCTCGGACATTCCACCGTCGTGGTGGTGGCGGGACTGGCGGTGGTGCTGGCGCAGGGCTGGTTCCGCAACCGGTTCGGAGTCCTCGCCGGATGGGGCGCCCCGGCCGGCGCCGCAGTGTCCGCGGCTTTCCTGCTGCTGATCGGCGGCTCCAACCTGGGCGTGCTGCTGTCGCTGTTGCGGATGCGCCGTCGCCGGCGTCGCGGCGACCCCGACCTGTCGATGGCCCTGCCGACCGCACAGGGCGGGTTGTCCCGCCTGTTCGCGCCGCTGTTCCGGCGGGTTGGCACCAGCCGTGGCATGTTCTGGCTCGGCCTGCTGTTCGGGCTCGGCTTCGACACCGCGACCGAGATCGGCGTGCTGGCGCTGGCCGCGGCCGGTGCGACGCATGGCCAGGCCGGCTGGGCGGTGATGGCGTTCCCGGCCTTGTTCACTGCCGGCATGACATTGGTCGATACCGCCAACGGCGTGATGATGCTGGGTGCATATGGATGGGCACTGGCAGAGCCGACCCGCAAACTCGGCTACAACATGGCCATCACTTCGGTCTCGGTCGTGGTGGCGTTGCTGATCGGGCTGGCGGAAGCGATCGACCTGCTCAGTATTCCCGGCGTCTCGATCCCGGCCTGGGTGAGCCTCCCGGATACACACGGGGAACTGATCGGCTACGGGCTGGTCAGCAGCTTCGCGCTGCTCTGGATTGGTTCGATGCTCGCCTCGCTCCTGGCGAGACAACGCCGGAAGCTCACCCTGCGCTGACCGCGCCCGTCGGCCTGCCCGTGATCGGATGAAATCCATGGATCGACGCAGCCTGTTTCGAACCGTCGCTGCCACCGGCCTGCCTTGCCTCGTTGTGGGCACTGCACGCGGCGCCACCGAGACGATCCGATTGGTCCAATTCGAGGGAATCGCATGCAATCCCGACTGGTTCGGCCGGGATCGTGACCCGATTCTCGCGCTCGCACCCAAGAACGGCGGCTAACCACCAAACCCAAGCCGAAGATCCCAGGAGACCATCGATGCCGGATACACACGACCTCAGCAGTGCGATGCTGCCCGTCACCCGCGTTGCCGACCCGGCCGACCTGCCGTTCGTGACCGATCCGGGCGAGCGCCGCGGCGACATGCTGTATCGCCGGTTCGGGCGCACCGACGAGATGATCTCGGCGATCGGGCTGGGCGGGTTCCATGTCGGCAAGAGCGCGCTGACCGACGATGAGGCGGTGCACCTGATCCATGAGAGCATCGATCGCGGAATCAACTTCGTCGACAATTGCTGGGACTACAACAAGGGGCGATCGGAGCTGCGCGTTGGCGTGGCGCTCGACCAGGGCGGCTACCGGGACAAGGTTTTCCTGATGTCCAAGATGGACGGCCGCACCAAGAAAGAGGCGGCCAACCAGATCGACGCCTCGCTGCAGCGCATGCGCACCGATTGCATCGACCTGATCCAGCATCACGAGATCCTCCGCTACGACGATCCGGATCGGATCTTCGCCGAGGAAGGTGCCATGGAAGCATTCGTCGAGGCGAAGCAGGCCGGGAAGCTACGCTATATCGGCTTCACCGGTCACAAGGACCCGCGCATCCACCTGCAGATGCTGGCGGTGGCTGCCGAGCGCGGGTTCCATTTCGATGCCGTGCAGATGCCGCTGAACATCATGGATGCACATTTCCGCAGCTTCGCACATCTGGTGCTGCCGTATCTGGTCGAGCACGGCATCGCGGTGCTCGGGATGAAGAGTTTCGGCGACGGCGTCCTGCTGAAAAGCAACGCGCCGATCGACCCTCTCGAATACCTGCACTACTCGCTCAACCTGCCGACCTCGGTGGTCATCACGGGGATCGAGAACCGTCGCGATCTCGACCAGGCCTTCAAGGCCGTCCGGACCTTCCAGCCGATGGACAAAGTCCGTGTTTCCGAGTTGCTGGCCCGCAGTCGCCCCTATGCCCTGGAGGGCAAGTACGAACTCTTCAAGACCAGCGCGACGTTCGACGGAACTGCAAAAAATGCTGAGTGGCTCGGTGACGATGTAGACGCCGTCAATTTGCTGGCACCCGTCATGGAATGAAGGTGAAACGTGCCTGGCTGCATGATGCAGCCAGGCACGTCGCTGTCATGCGGCCTTGGTGTCTTCGGCAGCAGAACTGAGCGCCTCACCGAGCGCCTTGATCTTGTCGGCGTTCTTGCCATCCGCCTTGCCGGCAATGGCAACCGTCTCCTTGCCGAGCTTGGCGATCAATTTCTGGATCGCCGCGCCGTCCAGTGGCTCGGCATGCAGATGCTTCTTGAGACTCTCGAGATCACGGATAATCCCCTTGGTGCCGGGGGTATCGAGCTTCTCGAGCGTGGCTTCCCAACCCTCGATATTCTTGGTTGCGGCGGCGACGGTGAAGCTCTTCACCCCGTCCTTGATATGCTTGATGGTTGCATCGAACTGCGGCATTTCGAAACCTCGTCAAGGCTGGCGCAGCGGGATCGCGACACCGAGGTCAGAAACCGTTCGCCGCCGATGAGTTTCCAGCCTTCACGAATCTTCAACGATCGAGCCAGGGTCCTCAACGCCTCAGTTCCGGTCCTTCTGGATGAAGGACGGCAGGAACGGGTTGTCCGTCTGCAGGCTGGCCTTGCTGGGCAATTCCGAAGCGTCCCAGCCGCCGCCGAGATCGTTGATCAGGTCCACGCTCGCCACCATGCGGTTCTGCTGGATGCCGAGAGCCGTCTGCGCATTGGTCAGCGCGGTCGTCTGGCTGGTGATGACGGTGGTGTAGATCGCCGTGCCGGCAGTGTATTCGTTGAATGCAACCTCCACCGCCTGGTTGGCGAGATTGACAGCATTCGCCTGGGCGTCCGCCTGTATGGCCAGGATGCGCAGGCTGGAGAGGTCGTCCTCGAGATTCTGGAACGCGTTCAGCACGGTCTGCCGGTAGTTGGCGACGCTGACATCGAAGTTGGCTCGGGCCGCACGCACGGCAGCGGTCCGCTCGCCGCCCTGGAACAGCGACTGCGCCACGGTCGCGCCAAGCGACCAGGCCTGGTTTGCCGCCCTGAACAATCCTCCGACCGGATCACCGACATACTGCCCGGCGGCGGACAGGCTGATCACCGGATAATAGGCCGCCACCGCGACGCCGATCAGCGCATTCTGTTGTTCCATGGTGCGCTCGCCCTCGGCGATGTCCGGGCGGCGCTGCAGCACCACCGAGGGGATCGTGACCGGGATCGCGGGAATGCGGTCGGTGAGGGCGCCCGGCGCGAGGGACAGGTCGGCGGGCGGATGGCCGGTCAGCACCGCGATCGCATGCTCGTACTGGGCGCGCTGGATCCCGACGGAAACGGATTGCGCTTGTGTCGTCGCGAGCTGGGTCTCTGCCTGCAGCAGGTCGGACGGCGCGGAGACGCCGGCATTGGTGCTGTTGCGGGTGATCTGCGCTGCCTGCTGGTAATAGGCGACAAACCGGTCGAGCAGTGCCTGCAGGCTATCCTGGTAGCGCAGGTTGAAGTAGTCGATCGCCAGCGTCGTCTGGATCGACAGGCGCGCTGCCGCCAGCGTCGCGGCACTCACCTGCGCCGCGGACGCCTGAGCCTGGACCTGGCGGCGGATCTGCCCCCAAACGTCGAGCTGCCAATCCACCGTGCCCTGCACGCCGACGGTCGAGTTGGTGATGTTGGCGGTGCCCGTACGCGTGGCGGTCGGCGTTACGCCGATGGTCGGGAACAGGCCTGCGCGCGCCTCGTCGACCAGGGCGCGGGCATTCCGGTAGGAGGCCTCGCTGGCCTTGAGCGTCTGGTTCGAGATGTCGATCTGGCTCTCGAGCCCGTTCAGGACGGGATCGTTGTAGAGCGTCCACCAGGCGCCCTTCGGTAGTTCGGCGTAGTGCGGATCGGCGAACGCCCAGCCGGGTGGCGGTGGCGTCATTTCCTTGAAACGGGCAGCCATGACCGCGTTGGGCCGATGGTAGTCCGGACCGACCATGCAGCCGCCGAGGGCCGTGGTGGCGAACAGGCTGGAGGCGATCAGCATCGCCGCGCGGCGGGTCGTCGAGACGGGCTTCATCCGGCGGTGGCGTCCTGTTGTGTGGTGGGGCCGGGGCGGGGCGGGTGACGCCCGCCCCCCAGCCAGCTTCGGTTGGACCAGCGCCTGGCCGACCAGTGCCGCATGCGGTCGAGATACAGATAGACCACCGGCGTGGTGTAGAGGGTGAGCGCCTGGCTGACGATCAGCCCGCCCACCACCGACAGTCCGAGCGGCCGGCGCAGCTCGTTGCCGTAACCATGTCCCAGCACCAGCGGCAGCGCGCCCAGGGCGGCGGCAAAGCTGGTCATCATGATCGGCCGGAACCGAAGCAGGCAGGCCTGGTAGATCGCGTCGTAGGGCGTGGCGCCGTGCTCGCGCTCCTGGCTCAGCGCGAAATCGATCAGCAGGATGGCGTTCTTCTTCACGATGCCGATCAGCAGGATCACCCCGATCATCGCGATCAGCGAGAACTCCTCGCCGAACAGCTGCAGCGCCAGGATCGCGCCGACGCCCGCCGACGGCAGCGTCGACAGGATGGTCAACGGATGGATGTAGCTCTCGTAGAGGATGCCCAGCGTCGCATACACCGCGAGCAGGGCTGCCAGCACCACCAGCGGATAGGAGCTCGTGGTCTGCTGCAGTTGCTGGGCGTTGCCGGCAAAAGCGCCGTGGATTTCGGCCGGCACGTGCAGCTGCAGCATGGTCTCGCCGATGGCGGTCTCGGCCGCGCTGAGCGAGCCGCCGACCGGGGTGTTGAACGAGATGGTGGCCGCGACGAAGCCGCCATCGTGCGAGACTTCGAGCGGGGTGACGGTCGGACCGATCGTGGTGACTGCCGATAGCGGCACCATCGTCTCCCTCGCGGACGACACCGCCGATCCGTTGGAGGCGCCCTTGCCGCCGGCGAGGCTGTTGCTGTTGGCGTTCTGCTGCGACTGCTGCGCTGTCGAGAGCGTCGTGGTGCTGCTGGTGCCGCTCGTGGTGCCGCTGGTGGCGGACGCGATGCCGGTGCCGGTCTGCACGGTGGCGCTGGTGTTGGAGATCGACTGGCCACCGCTGCCGCCGCCGTTGGTGGTGCCGCCGGACGCGTTGCTGCTGGCGTTGCTCACACGGATCAGGTTGCTGCTGGCACTGCCGGTCGCGGTTCCGCTGGCGGCACTCACCCAGATCTGCTTCAGGATCGAGGGGTCCTGCCAGAAGCGCGGCGCCACCTCCATCACGACATGGTACTGGTTGAGCGTATTGTAGATGACCGAGGCCGAGCGCTGGCCGAACGCGTCGTTCAGCGTGTTGCTGATCAGCTGCGGTGTGAGCTTGAGGCGGGCGGCACTGTCGCGATCGATCGCCACCTGGATTGCCTGGCCACCCTGGGAGACGTCGGAATCGACGTCGGCAAGCTCGGTCCGCTTCTTGAGGGCAGCCTCGATCTTCTGGGCCCACGAGTAGAGCAGCTCGGAATCGTCTGATGTGAGCGTGTACTGGTAGTTCGAGCTGCTGGACCTGGCACCGGCGCGCACGTCGCCGGCCGAGAAGGCGAAGAAGCGGGCGCCAACCATGTTCTTGAGGCTGGCACTCAGCCGCCCGATGGTCTGCTCGACGCTGTCGCTGCGCTGCGAGATGTCCTTGAGCTGGATGTACACCTGCGCCTGGTTGGTGCCGCGGCCGCCGGTAAAGCCGGCCACGGTCAGCACGTCCGGGTCGGCCAGTACGGCGTTCTGCACCTCGATCAGCTTCTGCTGCATGTTCTGGAACGAGATGCTCTGCTCGCCCTCGACGCGTCCGATCAGCAGGCCGTTATCCTCGGTCGGGAAGAAGCTCTTCGGCATGCGCTGCACCAGCAGGATCGTCAGCACGATGGTCAGCGGCAGGGTCAGCACCACCAGCCGGCGATGCCGCAAGGCCCAGTTCAGGCTCTTCTCGTAGCCATGCAGCATGCCGTCGAGCCCGCGCTCGATCAGTGCCGAGAAGCGGGCAATGGCACGGCGCACCGGCCCCGCCTGCGATCGTGCCCGCCGTGTATCCTCGGCGGCCTGCTCCGGGCTCACGCGCGGCTGCACCACGAGCAGCAGCGAGCACATCATCGGGGTGATGGTGAGCGCCAGCACCAGCGAGACGCTGATCGTCACGATCAGCGTCATCGCGAACTCGTAGAAGAACTTGCCCGCGATCCCGGGCAGCAGCAGGATCGGCATGAAGACCGCGATCAGCGACACCGTGATCGAAATCACCGTGAAGCTGACCTCGGCGGTGCCCTGCAGCGCCGCCTGCAGCCGCGGCATGCCGTCTTCCATGTGGCGGGCGATGTTCTCCAGCACCACGATCGCGTCGTCCACTACGAAGCCGGTCGCGATGGTCAGGGCCATCAGCGACAGGTTGTCGAGCGCGAAGCCGAGCATGTACATCGCGCTGAACGTCGAGATGATCGAGACCGGCACGGCGACCGCCGGGATCAGCGTCGAGCGGAAGGTGCGCAGGAACACCAGCACGACCAGCACGACCAGCACGATGGCGATCAGCAGCGTGGTCTGGGTATCGCTGACCGAGGCGCGGATGGTGGTGGAGCGGTCCATGCCGATATGCAGCGACACGTCGGCGGGCAGCGCGGTCTGTAGTGTCGGCAGCAGCGCCTTGATGCCGTCGATGGTCTTGATGATGT
Proteins encoded:
- a CDS encoding efflux RND transporter permease subunit, producing MNISRPFILRPVATTLLTVALTLSGAFAYTKLPVAPLPNVAFPVIQVQATQPGGSPEEVAETVATPLERHLGTIAGVTEMTSESVQNSTRIVIQFDLSTDVNTAAHAVEAAIQSARADLPTSLRSNPVYHKFNPAGQPIMILALTSKTKTMPELFDLATNVLQQQLSKVQGVGNFQPGGSSLPAVRVEMNPLPMFQQGIGFEDVRAALSSANANTPKGFIDVGPRRYQLDTNDQARKAADYRDLVVGYRNGAPIRLTDIAEINDSVEDLRNAGYYNGEPSVICIVYPQANANIIKTIDGIKALLPTLQTALPADVSLHIGMDRSTTIRASVSDTQTTLLIAIVLVVLVVLVFLRTFRSTLIPAVAVPVSIISTFSAMYMLGFALDNLSLMALTIATGFVVDDAIVVLENIARHMEDGMPRLQAALQGTAEVSFTVISITVSLIAVFMPILLLPGIAGKFFYEFAMTLIVTISVSLVLALTITPMMCSLLLVVQPRVSPEQAAEDTRRARSQAGPVRRAIARFSALIERGLDGMLHGYEKSLNWALRHRRLVVLTLPLTIVLTILLVQRMPKSFFPTEDNGLLIGRVEGEQSISFQNMQQKLIEVQNAVLADPDVLTVAGFTGGRGTNQAQVYIQLKDISQRSDSVEQTIGRLSASLKNMVGARFFAFSAGDVRAGARSSSSNYQYTLTSDDSELLYSWAQKIEAALKKRTELADVDSDVSQGGQAIQVAIDRDSAARLKLTPQLISNTLNDAFGQRSASVIYNTLNQYHVVMEVAPRFWQDPSILKQIWVSAASGTATGSASSNLIRVSNASSNASGGTTNGGGSGGQSISNTSATVQTGTGIASATSGTTSGTSSTTTLSTAQQSQQNANSNSLAGGKGASNGSAVSSARETMVPLSAVTTIGPTVTPLEVSHDGGFVAATISFNTPVGGSLSAAETAIGETMLQLHVPAEIHGAFAGNAQQLQQTTSSYPLVVLAALLAVYATLGILYESYIHPLTILSTLPSAGVGAILALQLFGEEFSLIAMIGVILLIGIVKKNAILLIDFALSQEREHGATPYDAIYQACLLRFRPIMMTSFAAALGALPLVLGHGYGNELRRPLGLSVVGGLIVSQALTLYTTPVVYLYLDRMRHWSARRWSNRSWLGGGRHPPRPGPTTQQDATAG